The genomic window TTCGAAGCGGTGCGTACCGGGCTGGATGCGACCGCGATACGCCAGCGCGGCCACGACGCCGATCAAGCCGTGACCGCACATCCCGATATAGCCCCGGTTGTTGAAAAAGATCACGCCGGCGGCGCAATCCGGATCACAGGACGGCTGTAGCAAAGCGCCCACGATCCAGGCGCTGCCCCGCGGCTCCAGGATCAACGCCGTCCGCAACCAGTCGGCGTCGCGGCGGAGCGAGTGCATCCGCTGCAGCATCGGTCCCTGGCCTAGATCGGGACCTCCAGCGAAGACGATCCGTGTGGGTTCGCCGCCGGTGTGGGTATCGATGGCGTCGATAGCCCGAAGGTTGAAAGGGTTGGCGGGAGGCGTCTGCATGGGCGTAACCATGAATCGATCGTGCTGGCTGTATAAACCGGGCCGTATCACTCGCGAACCGGCCCATCCTGCGAACCGCTTGATCGGCTGTAAAGGGCCCATTCGCCTTCCCCCTCTAGTTTTTCCAAGGTCCCTGGTTCGCCAACCAGCCGCGAAGCAGTGTCAGGGGCTGGTTATTTCCCTCCGCACGCTTACTTGGGCAGCAATCCTGGCTATAGTCTTGGCATTCAATCGCTCCCTAGTTTTCGACATTCCTGCCCCTGCTGCAACGGACCATGCCCCACATGGATACGACTCCACAGACCCCCGAACGATTAGCAACCAGCGTTTTCGCCGTCCCGCCCCTGGCTCGTGATGCCCAGCTGAAACCCTGTGCCACTCAAAACAAACGCCTGATCGGACACCTCGAAGCCGGCGGCGTGAACCTGCTGCTGTACGGTGGCAACGCGGTGTTCTATCACATTCGGATGAACGAATACGCGTCGATCCTGGAAATGCTCAGCCAATCCGTCCAGCCCACCACGGCCGTGGTGCCTTCGATCGGCCCGGCGTTTGGGACGATGATGGACCAAGTGGAAGTGCTGAAGGATTTCGACTTTCCCACCGTGATGGTGTTGCCCGCTCGCGACATCGCCGACGCCGACGGGATCGCTCGAGGCATTCGCATGGCGGCCGAAGCGTTGCAGAAACCTTTGGTGGTGTACCTGAAATTCGATCGCTGGCTGCCGCCAAGTGTGGTCGGTTCGCTGGTCGAGGATGGTCTGGTTTCCTGGATCAAGTACGCCGTCGTCCGCGACAATCCGGCCGAGGATGACTACCTCCGCGAAATCCTGGACGTCGTGCCGGGCAATCGCATCGTCAGCGGCATCGGTGAACAACCGGCCATCATCCACATGCGAGACTTTGGCGTCGGCAGTTTCACCAGCGG from Roseimaritima ulvae includes these protein-coding regions:
- a CDS encoding dihydrodipicolinate synthase family protein, coding for MDTTPQTPERLATSVFAVPPLARDAQLKPCATQNKRLIGHLEAGGVNLLLYGGNAVFYHIRMNEYASILEMLSQSVQPTTAVVPSIGPAFGTMMDQVEVLKDFDFPTVMVLPARDIADADGIARGIRMAAEALQKPLVVYLKFDRWLPPSVVGSLVEDGLVSWIKYAVVRDNPAEDDYLREILDVVPGNRIVSGIGEQPAIIHMRDFGVGSFTSGCVCVAPRLSMQMLKAIQNKDYDAAEAIRKQFEPLEDQRNAINPIRVLHRAVDLAGISDTGPMLPLLGELSESQEAELKPIAEALLQQN